One part of the Pseudoalteromonas piscicida genome encodes these proteins:
- a CDS encoding helix-turn-helix domain-containing protein has protein sequence MQTPEEYEVSQRIGLLIKGLKHKRGMSREDICRHLGIGMRTLDNYLNGVSSFKLGTLMKFADLCRVKLADILDDTEALSRLYPDNMKDKGSILALLMTTVVSATVFEPITCILLFVLVYLCKEDQNSLSLTLIFAVVLSLDAVIVFYLKNIVFPVVESYYIENIYAYGGQLISSLLLLFLLKYRMSLSVFFTRGKSASVFEKNYAEGPLYFLAITLVFIDFFALMENFLRNLERLGVDEEAAKIFWEVTFFFDHFAYLKAFPTLLCITLLYIGLLARKKSHQQLSHF, from the coding sequence ATGCAAACGCCAGAAGAGTACGAAGTAAGCCAGCGTATAGGGCTATTAATAAAGGGTCTTAAGCATAAACGCGGGATGTCACGAGAAGATATATGCCGCCACCTCGGGATTGGCATGCGAACGCTAGACAACTACCTCAATGGCGTTAGCTCTTTTAAGCTTGGTACGTTAATGAAGTTTGCTGACCTCTGCAGAGTCAAGCTTGCCGATATTTTAGATGATACCGAAGCACTCTCACGACTATATCCGGACAATATGAAGGACAAAGGGAGTATTCTAGCCTTGCTAATGACTACGGTAGTAAGTGCTACAGTTTTTGAGCCGATCACCTGTATTTTACTTTTTGTCTTAGTTTATTTATGTAAAGAAGATCAAAATAGCTTATCGCTAACTTTGATTTTTGCTGTTGTGCTTTCACTAGATGCAGTAATTGTATTTTACTTAAAAAATATTGTTTTTCCGGTGGTTGAAAGCTATTACATCGAGAATATTTATGCCTACGGTGGTCAGTTAATCTCAAGCCTACTGCTGTTATTTCTGCTCAAGTATCGAATGTCACTTTCAGTTTTTTTCACACGTGGTAAATCAGCCTCGGTATTCGAGAAAAATTACGCGGAAGGGCCATTATATTTCTTAGCTATAACGTTAGTGTTTATAGACTTCTTTGCATTGATGGAAAACTTTCTTCGTAATTTAGAGCGCCTAGGCGTGGATGAGGAAGCTGCTAAAATATTCTGGGAAGTTACGTTCTTTTTTGACCACTTTGCGTATCTAAAAGCTTTTCCGACACTATTGTGCATCACTCTGTTGTATATTGGATTGCTCGCACGTAAGAAGAGCCACCAGCAGCTATCACACTTTTAA
- a CDS encoding helix-turn-helix domain-containing protein: MQTPEEYEVSQRIGLLIKGLKHKRGMSREDICRHLGIGMRTLDNYLNGVSSFKLGTLMKFADLCRVKLADILDDTEALSRLYPDNMKDKGSILTLILGSAFGVIIFESTLFILLLVLFFYSYKDKNSQLLTLCFVVVFLCSTVAVYALVNVIFPILDSGYHKNICAFTIQFSLSLLLLFLLKHRMAFAVLLTRGRSASVFEKNYAEGPLHFLVLTLVALIDFFALMENFLRNLEHLGINEETAKMFWEVTFFYDYFAYLKSVPMLLCVAVLYIGFIARRNAPLQVGYLESAPK; this comes from the coding sequence ATGCAAACGCCAGAAGAGTACGAAGTAAGCCAGCGCATAGGGCTATTGATAAAGGGCCTCAAGCATAAACGCGGGATGTCACGAGAAGATATATGCCGCCACCTCGGGATTGGCATGCGAACGCTAGACAACTATCTCAATGGTGTTAGTTCCTTCAAGCTTGGTACGTTAATGAAGTTTGCTGACTTATGTAGAGTCAAACTCGCTGATATTTTAGATGATACCGAAGCGCTCTCACGACTGTATCCAGACAATATGAAGGACAAAGGCAGTATTCTTACGCTAATCTTGGGATCGGCTTTTGGCGTAATTATTTTTGAATCTACTTTATTTATCTTATTATTGGTTTTGTTCTTTTACTCTTACAAAGACAAAAATAGTCAGCTGTTGACGCTTTGCTTTGTAGTAGTATTTTTGTGTTCAACGGTAGCTGTTTATGCGCTGGTAAATGTTATTTTCCCAATTCTTGATAGTGGATATCATAAGAATATCTGTGCGTTCACCATTCAATTTTCGCTCAGCCTTTTATTACTCTTTTTGCTAAAACATCGGATGGCTTTTGCGGTGTTGCTTACCCGAGGAAGAAGTGCCTCTGTGTTTGAAAAAAACTATGCGGAGGGGCCATTACATTTCTTAGTTTTGACCTTAGTAGCGTTAATAGATTTTTTTGCGTTAATGGAGAACTTTCTGCGCAATCTGGAGCATTTAGGTATAAACGAAGAAACCGCAAAGATGTTCTGGGAAGTAACCTTCTTTTATGACTATTTTGCTTACTTGAAATCAGTGCCTATGTTGCTGTGTGTCGCGGTACTTTATATCGGGTTTATAGCTCGAAGAAATGCTCCGCTACAAGTTGGGTATCTTGAGTCAGCACCAAAATAG
- a CDS encoding Fic/DOC family protein, whose amino-acid sequence MRDKYGVAQDSYCYPKSDVLVNKLNITDANELAEAELAFTAFRYSKYSSKIKSLYQFSLNHLRHLHWYLFQDVYDWAGEIRTVDISKGETRFCTCSRINVEVQKQFQQIETLDINAAKPEILAQLADIYCELNIIHPFREGNGRTQRFFFEELLFFLGFSVNWPDISKDEWVQANIDGYYGNLNPLNTILTLATR is encoded by the coding sequence ATGCGAGATAAATACGGCGTTGCTCAGGATAGTTATTGTTATCCAAAATCTGACGTACTAGTTAATAAGCTTAATATTACAGATGCAAATGAGTTAGCGGAAGCTGAGCTAGCGTTTACCGCCTTTAGATATAGTAAATACTCTTCTAAAATCAAATCCCTCTACCAATTTAGTTTAAATCATTTACGACATCTCCACTGGTATTTATTTCAAGATGTATATGATTGGGCTGGTGAGATTAGAACTGTTGACATTTCCAAAGGAGAAACTCGGTTTTGTACTTGTTCACGAATCAATGTTGAAGTACAAAAGCAGTTCCAGCAAATTGAAACATTGGATATAAACGCAGCTAAACCAGAAATCTTAGCCCAGCTTGCGGATATCTACTGTGAATTAAATATTATTCATCCCTTTAGAGAGGGCAATGGTAGAACTCAACGTTTTTTCTTTGAAGAGCTACTATTTTTCTTAGGCTTTTCTGTCAATTGGCCAGACATATCAAAAGATGAATGGGTTCAAGCAAATATAGATGGCTATTACGGTAATTTAAATCCACTAAACACCATCCTAACACTCGCGACGAGATAG
- a CDS encoding DUF7000 family protein, whose product MSNKSLSARILAYKMAFASGELQRTYKDLVSIVQSLRAEFSKQYKGQFTVANVLHGYIDFTYFYLQNDYLKKHKLKLAVVLNHQEVRFELWLLGQTKDVQIDYWTKLQGVRWVNRDVMPEWSIFEILMLADPDFDNVKALSERIHGVFAELSEEIFATLKAYQQHT is encoded by the coding sequence ATGTCTAATAAAAGTCTTAGTGCTCGAATTCTTGCCTATAAAATGGCATTTGCAAGTGGCGAACTGCAGAGAACCTATAAGGATCTCGTCTCTATTGTTCAAAGTCTCAGAGCTGAATTCAGTAAGCAGTATAAAGGCCAGTTTACAGTCGCAAACGTGTTACACGGATATATTGACTTTACATACTTTTATCTACAAAACGATTACCTTAAAAAGCACAAACTTAAATTGGCAGTGGTGTTGAACCATCAAGAGGTGCGATTCGAACTTTGGCTCCTTGGGCAAACAAAAGATGTTCAGATTGATTATTGGACAAAGTTACAGGGGGTTAGGTGGGTGAATCGAGATGTAATGCCTGAGTGGTCAATCTTTGAAATTTTAATGCTTGCTGACCCTGATTTCGACAATGTAAAAGCGCTATCTGAGCGGATCCACGGTGTGTTTGCAGAACTGTCTGAGGAGATATTTGCTACATTGAAGGCCTATCAGCAGCACACATAA
- a CDS encoding LysR family transcriptional regulator, which produces MSHLTQLKTFVEVYRCKNITKAAANLGMSQPAVTAHIQTMEAVVGKALFERQARGVKPTPTAHDLALQVSGHIDILEQKITSIRARSNAVFGTLNIAGPAEYLSFVSGPQIANLLQAGNINVVLHIGNKINIFDALINDTADIAIAASAPDPTTFDYLVLDKEQLWLVMNRLEGREIQDSDITADLLSSYNVVTYDQDLPLVRQYFDRVFNASCNSNVIAICPDIRAIANIIRSGIGYSVLPDYLCRDLIKAGELIQLGPVGPENNIYLVWKKGALKHPRIAFAKDVISAFANINYLSN; this is translated from the coding sequence ATGTCTCATCTCACCCAACTAAAAACCTTTGTGGAAGTATACCGCTGCAAAAATATCACCAAGGCAGCGGCCAACTTGGGGATGTCGCAGCCAGCTGTCACTGCACATATTCAAACCATGGAAGCGGTAGTAGGAAAAGCCTTGTTTGAACGTCAAGCACGAGGTGTAAAGCCAACGCCAACAGCACATGACTTAGCGCTGCAGGTGTCTGGTCATATTGATATTTTAGAGCAGAAGATCACCTCAATTAGAGCGCGCTCCAATGCGGTGTTTGGCACACTAAATATTGCTGGCCCCGCGGAGTATTTAAGCTTTGTCTCCGGTCCACAAATCGCCAACTTATTGCAAGCGGGCAACATTAACGTGGTCCTTCATATTGGCAATAAAATTAACATTTTCGACGCACTAATAAACGACACCGCAGACATCGCCATTGCCGCCTCTGCGCCAGATCCCACAACCTTTGACTATCTCGTTCTAGACAAAGAGCAATTGTGGCTAGTGATGAACCGTTTAGAGGGCCGAGAAATTCAAGACAGCGATATTACCGCCGACTTACTCTCAAGCTATAACGTCGTCACGTACGATCAAGACTTACCTTTAGTAAGACAATACTTTGACCGTGTATTTAATGCGAGCTGCAACTCTAACGTCATCGCTATTTGTCCAGACATTAGAGCAATTGCTAACATTATTCGCTCTGGAATAGGTTACTCCGTCCTCCCCGATTATCTCTGCCGAGATCTCATAAAAGCAGGTGAACTGATCCAACTTGGCCCCGTAGGCCCTGAAAACAACATCTATTTGGTATGGAAAAAGGGCGCGTTAAAACACCCTCGCATTGCTTTTGCGAAAGATGTGATCTCCGCCTTTGCTAATATTAATTATCTTTCGAATTAA
- a CDS encoding type 1 glutamine amidotransferase domain-containing protein — MKKGIVNTLGWVSSLLGAALTLSAHASEGEVLVLLSSETSMELASGETIETGYYLNEFGIPAKALVDAGYKLVLATPKGNAPAVDQKSVTVDYFGGDETKLQSIKKFIANLPDINDTASFSEILAAGLDEFDAVFIPGGHAPLIDLANNPQVGEILRHFNRENKPTAAICHGPITLLSAQSEPKAYYKSLTTPSPVQAKNWIYDGYQMTIFSNPEEQVFESTLNGEKLNFYPAAAMSQAGGKMQFANAWQPKVVVDRELITGQNPFSDTLLAEKLLEMLAKEPNIKQ; from the coding sequence ATGAAAAAGGGTATAGTGAATACGTTGGGCTGGGTGTCATCGTTATTGGGTGCAGCACTTACGCTTAGCGCTCATGCAAGTGAAGGTGAGGTGTTAGTGTTACTTTCGAGCGAAACCTCGATGGAACTTGCCAGTGGTGAGACAATAGAAACAGGTTATTATCTCAATGAGTTTGGGATCCCAGCAAAGGCATTGGTGGATGCTGGATATAAACTGGTATTAGCAACACCAAAAGGCAATGCCCCTGCTGTTGATCAAAAATCAGTGACGGTTGATTACTTTGGCGGTGATGAGACTAAATTACAAAGCATCAAAAAATTTATTGCTAACCTGCCAGATATTAATGATACCGCAAGTTTTAGCGAGATCCTTGCTGCGGGGTTAGACGAATTTGATGCGGTATTTATTCCAGGCGGACACGCACCGTTAATTGATTTGGCGAATAATCCGCAGGTGGGTGAAATTTTGCGCCATTTTAACCGTGAGAATAAACCAACAGCCGCGATTTGCCATGGCCCGATTACGTTGCTTTCGGCACAAAGTGAACCAAAAGCGTATTATAAGAGTTTAACAACACCGTCACCTGTTCAAGCGAAAAACTGGATTTATGACGGATATCAAATGACGATATTTTCGAACCCAGAAGAACAAGTATTTGAAAGCACGTTAAATGGCGAAAAGCTCAACTTTTACCCAGCAGCAGCTATGTCTCAGGCTGGAGGAAAAATGCAGTTTGCAAATGCATGGCAGCCAAAAGTGGTTGTTGATAGAGAGCTAATTACAGGGCAAAACCCGTTTTCAGACACATTACTAGCAGAAAAGCTGCTAGAAATGTTAGCGAAAGAACCGAATATTAAACAGTAA
- a CDS encoding iron-containing alcohol dehydrogenase: MLNFVFKNQTEILFGKGQMSEITSRLPEAAKVLLLYGGGSIKNNGVYDQAMSALTGVEVVEFGGVEPNPTYETLMQAVATAKQNDVNFILAVGGGSVIDGAKFVAAAFNFDGEPWDILVKGASFSNPLPIGAVLTLPATGSESNGNSVVTKKATSQKRAFSSPTVQPQFAVLDPEYTYSLPPRQVSNGVVDAFVHVIEQYLTYPVNAPLQDRFAEGILQTLISEGPKALSEPNNYDVRANVMWSATMALNGLIGQGVPQDWSTHMIGHELTALYNLDHAQTLAIVLPAVMYVQRDKKAEKIKQLGERVFGITVADEAQQIDQTIKAVQDFFESMAVQTRLADYQLDEKAVQEVIANLEKNGMTALGEHGDIDLAKAKEILMLAL; encoded by the coding sequence ATGCTTAATTTTGTATTTAAAAATCAAACCGAAATTCTTTTTGGTAAAGGCCAAATGAGTGAAATCACCTCACGTTTACCAGAGGCTGCAAAGGTGCTGCTACTGTACGGCGGTGGTTCGATTAAAAACAATGGCGTATACGACCAAGCCATGAGCGCATTGACAGGTGTTGAGGTTGTGGAATTTGGTGGCGTGGAGCCAAACCCAACATACGAAACGCTAATGCAAGCGGTCGCGACGGCAAAGCAAAATGATGTGAACTTTATTCTTGCGGTTGGTGGCGGCAGTGTGATTGACGGCGCAAAGTTTGTGGCGGCAGCTTTTAATTTTGACGGTGAGCCTTGGGACATTTTGGTAAAAGGCGCAAGCTTTAGCAACCCATTGCCGATTGGTGCTGTGCTTACTTTACCTGCGACTGGCTCTGAGAGTAACGGCAACTCAGTGGTTACTAAAAAGGCAACCTCGCAAAAGCGTGCGTTTTCGTCACCAACAGTGCAGCCGCAGTTTGCGGTACTTGACCCAGAATACACCTATTCACTGCCGCCTCGCCAAGTGAGTAATGGGGTAGTGGATGCGTTTGTTCACGTGATTGAGCAGTATTTAACGTATCCAGTAAATGCGCCACTGCAAGACAGATTCGCAGAAGGTATTTTACAAACGCTTATCAGCGAAGGGCCAAAGGCGTTAAGCGAGCCTAACAATTATGATGTAAGGGCAAACGTGATGTGGTCTGCAACTATGGCGCTAAATGGCCTTATTGGTCAAGGCGTACCACAGGATTGGTCAACGCATATGATTGGTCACGAGCTAACGGCATTGTATAACCTTGACCACGCGCAAACGCTTGCGATTGTATTGCCTGCTGTGATGTATGTGCAACGAGACAAAAAAGCCGAGAAAATCAAGCAACTTGGTGAGCGTGTATTTGGTATTACAGTCGCAGACGAAGCACAGCAAATTGACCAAACGATAAAAGCAGTTCAAGACTTTTTTGAGTCGATGGCGGTGCAAACACGTTTAGCTGATTACCAATTAGACGAAAAAGCAGTACAAGAAGTTATCGCTAATCTAGAAAAGAACGGCATGACGGCATTAGGTGAGCACGGCGATATTGATTTAGCGAAGGCGAAAGAGATTTTAATGCTGGCGTTGTAA
- a CDS encoding CHAP domain-containing protein, with protein MKKSRNLKQSILLASIGFFASQSQAVDYCGGQTSINNPFPCCTSADEVEGNCTWFAWKKAKDVWGHSLQLNDYPRHAYRWDVDSYKAINKSSGYIYRREPALNSVAIRDSRNGDYGHVAWVANIDGNNLTVQEQNCESNNQYPNGIVRNRSFFNNYLLGMRVQDFWVSGHRIAADPDATISRPNFDAQFKVKNITNSTPYHFRHIALAVHDANGNFLFNMKKYDSSNRSSDAIYTLSELSDNNYALSGGEISRSARAVAYFNQPGQFRVVAKIRWIDNSWTEVGHQDITVE; from the coding sequence ATGAAAAAAAGTCGGAATTTAAAGCAATCAATCTTGTTAGCCTCAATCGGATTTTTTGCATCGCAATCACAAGCAGTTGACTACTGCGGTGGACAAACCTCTATTAATAACCCTTTTCCTTGTTGTACATCTGCAGATGAAGTAGAAGGAAATTGCACTTGGTTCGCTTGGAAAAAAGCAAAAGATGTATGGGGTCACTCATTACAATTAAACGATTACCCCAGACATGCATATCGTTGGGATGTCGACTCTTATAAGGCCATCAATAAATCATCAGGCTATATTTACAGAAGAGAGCCCGCATTAAACAGTGTTGCTATCAGAGATAGTCGTAATGGAGATTACGGACATGTTGCTTGGGTGGCAAATATTGATGGTAACAATCTCACAGTGCAAGAACAAAACTGCGAGTCGAATAATCAGTATCCTAATGGCATAGTGCGTAATCGCAGTTTTTTTAATAATTATCTGCTAGGTATGCGAGTACAAGACTTTTGGGTGAGCGGACACAGAATAGCAGCCGATCCTGATGCAACAATATCTAGACCAAACTTTGACGCCCAATTTAAAGTTAAGAACATAACGAATAGTACCCCGTACCATTTTAGGCATATCGCTTTGGCAGTACATGACGCAAATGGTAACTTTTTGTTTAATATGAAGAAGTATGACTCTTCAAACCGTTCATCAGATGCTATTTATACATTGTCTGAGTTAAGTGACAATAATTATGCGCTATCGGGAGGGGAAATTTCTAGGAGCGCTCGCGCAGTTGCCTATTTCAATCAACCAGGACAATTTCGTGTTGTAGCGAAGATCAGGTGGATTGACAACTCTTGGACAGAAGTCGGACATCAAGATATCACTGTTGAGTAG
- a CDS encoding NBR1-Ig-like domain-containing protein: MKNGGGVMWSGRYLQRMTIASQGLCQSPNRIPIPETAPGEVIDLEVTFKTPSLPGSCRTDWKMVDDRGKLIYPTLSGLYSIVQVVQIQQRAYD, encoded by the coding sequence ATTAAAAATGGTGGAGGGGTGATGTGGTCAGGGCGTTATTTACAGCGTATGACGATTGCTTCACAAGGCTTATGTCAAAGTCCAAATCGAATACCTATCCCAGAAACTGCACCAGGAGAAGTCATAGATTTAGAGGTCACCTTCAAAACACCATCGCTACCAGGGTCGTGCAGAACTGATTGGAAAATGGTAGACGATCGAGGAAAACTAATTTACCCAACACTCAGTGGACTTTACAGTATTGTTCAAGTCGTGCAGATTCAACAAAGAGCATATGATTAA
- a CDS encoding M48 family metallopeptidase: MSSKIHNRIKQSKETQWLWIIAATVVVVLFSGYQFYTKGVPYFAKEISASLPKQIYQIIDEGSLNELDNSEFSESKLSEIKQQETRALFVSLLGANASSEREFKLEFRQWKDKANAMALANGTIVITDNMVELASTQQELSAVLLHEIGHVEHNHVMESLVSSSIVFVSLSVVLGDISALSDLMMQGAMLGINQNYSQHAELEADLYAHNKLMTLYGNNDAMISIFEKLAKESDEQHSWLSTHPSFEQRIEQLKQTP, from the coding sequence ATGAGCTCAAAGATACACAACAGAATCAAGCAATCTAAAGAAACGCAGTGGCTTTGGATTATAGCGGCCACGGTTGTGGTCGTTTTATTTAGTGGTTATCAGTTTTATACCAAAGGCGTGCCTTACTTCGCTAAAGAGATCTCGGCCTCATTGCCCAAACAAATCTACCAAATCATCGACGAAGGAAGCCTAAACGAGCTAGATAACTCGGAATTTTCTGAATCAAAATTAAGTGAAATCAAACAGCAAGAGACTCGCGCTTTATTTGTCTCATTGCTTGGCGCCAATGCATCGAGTGAACGTGAATTTAAACTTGAATTTAGGCAGTGGAAAGATAAAGCCAACGCCATGGCATTGGCCAATGGTACCATTGTGATCACCGATAACATGGTCGAACTAGCATCGACTCAGCAAGAGCTTAGCGCAGTGTTACTCCACGAGATTGGTCATGTCGAGCATAATCACGTAATGGAATCTCTTGTGAGCTCGTCTATCGTATTTGTCAGTTTGAGTGTCGTATTGGGTGACATCTCTGCGCTCTCAGATCTTATGATGCAGGGCGCAATGTTAGGCATCAACCAAAATTACTCTCAGCACGCTGAACTCGAGGCTGATTTGTACGCGCACAACAAGCTAATGACGCTGTATGGTAATAATGATGCGATGATCTCTATATTCGAAAAACTCGCCAAGGAAAGCGACGAACAGCATAGTTGGTTAAGCACACACCCAAGCTTTGAGCAACGCATCGAGCAGCTCAAACAAACCCCATGA
- a CDS encoding TM2 domain-containing protein yields the protein MDEIALREQEEALRNQVAQLSPEARKQYYQLEEQLVKDPDTYAVLNYFFAAGLHHFYLGKTARGVINLTLMLLGLVFILFYGWVLLILVCLIELPQLFNSQKIVRKYNIDVMREVLDELKDTQQNQAI from the coding sequence ATGGACGAAATAGCATTAAGAGAACAAGAAGAAGCGTTGAGGAACCAAGTTGCTCAGCTAAGTCCTGAAGCGCGCAAGCAGTACTACCAACTAGAAGAACAGCTAGTAAAAGATCCTGATACTTACGCCGTACTCAATTACTTCTTTGCCGCAGGTTTACATCACTTTTATCTGGGTAAAACAGCACGAGGTGTAATTAACCTCACCTTGATGCTCTTAGGGCTTGTATTTATTCTCTTTTATGGCTGGGTTCTGCTAATTTTAGTGTGTTTAATTGAGCTACCTCAGTTATTTAACAGCCAAAAAATAGTGAGAAAATACAACATCGATGTAATGCGAGAAGTACTAGATGAGCTCAAAGATACACAACAGAATCAAGCAATCTAA
- the yidD gene encoding membrane protein insertion efficiency factor YidD — MLKRFALSAIRRYQANGGAKAHFNISCNFTPSCSEYTYQAIEKYGFFKGVRIGFCRIKRCNDPDCIEIKSDPLP; from the coding sequence GTGCTTAAACGCTTTGCTCTGTCTGCCATTCGCCGCTATCAAGCGAATGGTGGAGCAAAAGCCCACTTCAATATAAGTTGTAATTTTACGCCGTCATGTTCTGAATATACCTATCAAGCAATCGAAAAATACGGCTTCTTTAAAGGCGTGCGTATCGGCTTTTGCCGTATCAAGCGCTGCAATGACCCAGATTGTATTGAAATAAAGTCAGACCCCCTACCGTAA
- a CDS encoding DUF4177 domain-containing protein, giving the protein MTQYDEYKVIHVVEGGCGTLLLGSSGLPLKKLEATLNMEAQDGWQLVFQVIENKRFMLFWSREAVILTLGRKRA; this is encoded by the coding sequence ATGACCCAATACGACGAATATAAAGTTATCCATGTAGTTGAAGGTGGCTGCGGCACACTATTACTTGGCTCAAGTGGATTACCGTTAAAAAAGCTTGAAGCAACTTTAAATATGGAAGCGCAAGATGGCTGGCAGCTTGTTTTCCAAGTTATCGAAAACAAACGTTTTATGCTGTTTTGGAGCCGCGAAGCCGTGATCTTAACACTTGGTCGTAAACGTGCTTAA
- a CDS encoding aspartate/glutamate racemase family protein encodes MKQLGLIGGMSWESTQNYYQLINQTVKAKLGGLHSAKLCLYSVDFAEIAELQAAGDWQKMTTILAGAATSLKLAGSDAIVICTNTMHKISDEISAASGLPVLHIADATAKRLKDDGVKRIALLGTRFTMQQDFYKARLQDLHGIEVITPDGDQQALVHDIIYDELCCGEVNASSRQTYLDIIDALYQQGAEGVILGCTEIGLLVQQVHTQVPLYDTTKLHAEAVVEWSLGVTSCFIYE; translated from the coding sequence ATGAAACAACTTGGGCTAATTGGCGGTATGAGTTGGGAGTCAACACAAAACTACTACCAGCTTATCAATCAAACCGTTAAAGCAAAGCTTGGCGGGCTACACAGTGCTAAGCTTTGCTTGTATAGCGTCGACTTTGCCGAAATTGCAGAGCTTCAAGCAGCTGGTGATTGGCAGAAAATGACCACCATTTTGGCAGGCGCTGCTACGTCGTTGAAGCTTGCAGGCTCAGATGCCATTGTGATCTGTACCAACACCATGCATAAAATTTCAGATGAAATTAGCGCAGCGTCAGGATTACCGGTACTGCATATTGCCGACGCAACCGCGAAGCGACTTAAAGACGACGGCGTAAAACGCATCGCACTATTAGGTACGAGGTTTACGATGCAGCAAGACTTTTATAAAGCACGATTGCAAGACCTTCACGGCATTGAGGTCATAACACCTGATGGGGACCAGCAAGCTTTGGTTCACGACATAATTTATGACGAATTATGTTGCGGTGAAGTCAACGCAAGCTCAAGGCAAACTTATCTAGACATCATCGATGCACTCTATCAACAAGGGGCTGAAGGGGTAATTTTAGGTTGCACAGAAATAGGTTTGCTCGTTCAACAAGTGCATACTCAAGTTCCTCTTTACGACACTACCAAGCTTCATGCTGAAGCCGTTGTAGAGTGGTCACTTGGGGTAACGTCTTGCTTTATTTATGAGTAA
- a CDS encoding PepSY-associated TM helix domain-containing protein: MRKTLFKWHSAMALIAILPLAVMSVTGSMLVFKFEIDSLLLPKQATLTYQDQNVQRQPMNALVNYVADTHPNYEIGSWEIFDDGYEADRVYLLKHGTDTWFKTYLDPYAGKMLSEPVGIHSDFTDFILHLHYTLLLDDVSKTFPHMGVVIGLAVAILFTLLGVSGLVIYRRFWRRFFSFRRQAPRLVMMSDLHKVIGIWSAPVLLALGITGVYFNAVEYYHEAFEHQEDEHHIVSHAMFNHSLDFDAMMTQSHRAVNGLKPTYWLFPFEPEQTNITIFGSVADANPFISNYAATVSFDAQSGKQTFAYDIRTASTVDRVIDSFRKLHFGHFAGLTSKVIWCIMGLAPVLLGFTGLYLWWQRKRKKLKSKKNRQLALS; encoded by the coding sequence ATGCGTAAAACACTATTTAAATGGCACAGTGCAATGGCATTAATCGCGATACTGCCGCTCGCCGTTATGTCAGTCACAGGTAGCATGTTGGTGTTTAAATTCGAGATAGATAGCCTATTACTTCCAAAGCAAGCGACATTGACTTATCAGGACCAAAACGTCCAACGTCAGCCCATGAATGCGCTCGTTAACTATGTCGCAGACACCCATCCAAATTATGAAATTGGTAGCTGGGAAATATTCGATGACGGCTACGAAGCTGATAGAGTCTATTTATTAAAGCATGGCACAGACACGTGGTTTAAAACGTATCTGGATCCGTACGCAGGCAAAATGCTAAGCGAGCCTGTGGGTATTCACAGCGACTTTACCGATTTTATTCTTCACCTACATTACACCTTACTACTCGATGATGTGAGTAAAACCTTTCCACACATGGGTGTCGTTATCGGTTTAGCTGTGGCTATACTTTTTACCTTGCTTGGTGTTTCCGGCTTAGTGATATACCGGCGCTTTTGGCGGCGATTCTTTAGCTTTAGGCGACAAGCTCCTCGGCTCGTCATGATGAGCGACCTACATAAGGTAATTGGCATTTGGAGTGCGCCAGTATTGCTCGCGCTCGGCATTACTGGCGTTTACTTTAATGCAGTGGAGTATTATCACGAGGCTTTTGAACACCAAGAAGATGAGCACCATATTGTCAGCCACGCAATGTTTAATCACTCATTAGATTTTGATGCCATGATGACCCAAAGCCATCGTGCGGTTAACGGACTTAAACCAACCTACTGGCTATTTCCATTTGAGCCAGAGCAAACCAACATTACCATTTTTGGTAGCGTTGCCGATGCCAACCCGTTCATTAGTAACTATGCAGCAACGGTTAGCTTTGACGCGCAATCTGGTAAACAAACCTTTGCCTACGATATTCGAACGGCGTCTACTGTAGACCGGGTAATCGACAGTTTTAGAAAACTTCACTTTGGCCACTTTGCAGGGCTTACCAGTAAAGTAATTTGGTGCATTATGGGACTCGCCCCCGTATTGCTTGGTTTTACTGGGTTATATTTATGGTGGCAAAGAAAGCGTAAAAAACTCAAGAGTAAGAAAAACCGTCAACTCGCCTTAAGCTGA